One stretch of Rhizoctonia solani chromosome 8, complete sequence DNA includes these proteins:
- a CDS encoding ribosomal protein L21e has translation MITNGSWARICFRPSDYRGTVQLKPPPNRPGACEIIASDEPASIDTFKPKMPHSFGYRARTRHMFKRGFKEHGPIKLSTFVTPYRIGDIVDIKANAAQQKGMPHKYYHGRTGIVYNVTPRAVGVLVKKIVGNRYIEKRVNLRVEHIRHSNSRQDFLTRVKANAVTSKEAKEKGEKVSMKRVPGLPRAGYTLSAADNQPQTLVPVPYETTI, from the exons ATGATCACAAACGGATCATGGGCCCGTATTTGCTTCCGACCTTCCGACTACAGAGGAACTGTACAGCTCAAGCCACCGCCCAATCGCCCGGGCGCTTGCGAGATAATTGCATCCGACGAACCCGCCTCTATCGACACTTTCAAG CCCAAAATGCCGCACTCGTTCGGTTACCGCGCGCGTACCCGCCACATGTTCAAGCGGGGCTTCAAGG AGCATGGCCCGATCAAACTGTCGACCTTTGTGACTCCCTATCGTATTGGTGATATTGTCGACATCAAGGCCAACGCGGCTCAACAAAAGGGTATGCCGCACAAATACTACCACGG CCGAACGGGTATTGTGTACAATGTTACCCCCCGTGCGGTTGGCGTGCTCGTCAAGAAGATTGTCGGAAACAGGTACATCGAGAAGCGTGTCAACCTCCGTGTTGAGCACATCCGTCACTCCAACTCCCGACAGGACTTCTTGACTCGCGTCAAGGCCAACGCGGTCACTTCTAAAGAGGCCAAGGAAAAGGGCG AGAAGGTCTCGATGAAGCGTGTGCCTGGTCTCCCCCGTGCTGGATACACACTCTCTGCGGCGGACAACCAGCCTCAGACGCTCGTGCCTGTACCGTACGAGACTACCATTTGA
- a CDS encoding 40S ribosomal protein S9-A, producing the protein MPRAPRNHSKTYKVPRRPFESARLDAELKLAGEYGLRNKREIWRISLVLSKIRRAARELLKLEAKDPKRLFEGNALIRRLVRIGVLDETRMRLDYVLALKIEDFLERRLQTQVFKSGLAKSIHHARVLIRQRHIRVGKQIVNVPSFVVRLDSQKHIDFALTSPYGGGRKGRVHRKRAAAAANKDAGGDDEDEE; encoded by the exons ATGCCCAG GGCCCCCAGGAACCACAGCAAGAC CTACAAGGTCCCCCGTCGCCCCTTCGAGTCGGCTCGCCTCGATGCTGAGCTCAAG CTCGCTGGAGAGTACGGTCTCCGCAACAAGCGTGAGATCTGGCGCATCTCGCTCGTCTTGTCCAAGATTCGTCGTGCTGCTCGTGAGCTCTTGAAGCTCGaggccaaggaccccaagcgTCTCTTCGAAG GTAACGCCTTGATCCGTCGTCTCGTCCGTATTGGTGTGCTCGACGAGACCCGCATGCGTCTCGATTACGTATTGGCCTTGAAGATTGAGGATTTCTTGGAGCGCAGGCTGCAGACCCAAGTCTTCAAATCCGGTCTCGCCAAGTCGATTCACCACGCTCGCGTATTGATTCGCCAGAGGCATATTCG TGTTGGCAAGCAGATTGTCAATGTCCCCTCCTTTGTCGTTCGTCTTGACTCTCAAAAG CACATCGACTTTGCGCTCACTTCTCCCTACGGCGGAGGACGCAAGGGTCGTGTACACCGCAAGCGTGCCGCCGCGGCCGCCAACAAGGACGCTGGCGGagacgacgaggacgaggagtaG
- a CDS encoding Transposon Tf2-1 polyprotein, translated as MHALFSYLGKVFQSEPSEEPSGPTTYKGHKYGVNSVAFSPDGCSVVSGSLDRTVCSWNTNKSASISQLWQAERHGDTVYSVSYSPLGDVLASGSADFTIRLWDSKTGLPIGEPLKSQRNMVHSVAFSGDAKFIASGNEGGEVRMWATNDTASPYISYGSNSFTIASIAFSPCGIRVAAGSHDWGIRAYDLQTKTSILSLLGGHTEPVRSIAYSHDGNLIISGSNDKSVQLWDVRSGKIVRNSYQGHANQVTSVAFSPNDLWVASGSMDRTVRIWDIRTSGLIVEPLKGHTRGVTSIAFSPSGAQLLTGSLDRNVKLWNLLQVEHFCEPETGSRSEVGEGSQQHTTGSTSPRSFEEGEVTNKELVNQQMSIHDMFNSLLTHGCVDLTTQMIGKHDDTVPVAGGGFGDVWMGELRNGSKVAIKAWRASFIEPCGYKVLKRAMREIYNWSRMKHDNIHELMGVMIFKGNSLGMVSQWMENGNLHDFMRHNPNFKPFSLASQVSEIASIQVASGLAYMHQNEMVHGDLKAAKGTAKLTDFGLSVLSNASLAFSYSSDTQSISVRWTAPELLLEGAIKTKESDVYALGMTLLPYLEEDVVKGNPVSWLHNLDAFWLQFNARWNVQNRTENFCAELRTLKQTKGVQDYYKDFQTYSQGLGYNDLSLRDMFYDGLSHKIKETLMVQDYDHAEASVTLATLAEKALKVDQRLEQFAAQHKGLSSSSNQSGSKSSTCTSAAAQGAPRDKLSVGEQVYAIVDGKAKKGVLQKIGQNAKGIAVPIVKWNDGTTMDVTFKTIKKDNHPATATSTPAPKASSSSSLRNSGPSPMDLDSASSKGKKPIICATCGGRGHYANQCPSKSYSGHEAHISEDELENGDL; from the exons ATGCATGCCCTATTCTCTTATTTAGGCAAAGTCTTTCAATCAGAGCCCTCTGAGGAACCTTCCGGACCCACAACTTACA AGGGACACAAGTATGGGGTTAACTCTGTTGCGTTTTCTCCTGATGGGTGTTCGGTTGTATCGGGATCCTTGGACAGGACAGTTTGTAGCTGGAATACGAACAAGTCTGCCTCGATAAGTCAACTGTGGCAAGCTGAGAGACATGGTGATACAGTTTATTCGGTCTCCTACTCCCCCCTTGGTGATGTATTAGCTTCTGGATCCGCCGACTTCACCATTCGCCTATGGGATTCAAAGACGGGCTTGCCAATAGGCGAGCCACTAAAGAGCCAAAGGAACATGGTACATTCAGTCGCCTTCTCTGGAGATGCAAAATTTATTGCCAGTGGCAATGAAGGAGGGGAGGTTCGTATGTGGGCCACGAATGACACAGCAAGTCCCTACATCTCTTACGGGAGCAACTCATTCACGATTGCGTCGATCGCGTTCTCTCCCTGTGGTATTCGGGTCGCTGCCGGGTCTCATGACTGGGGTATCCGAGCCTATGATTTGCAAACTAAAACATCAATATTATCACTCCTCGGGGGACATACTGAACCCGTTCGTTCCATTGCATATTCTCACGACGGAAACCTGATAATCTCTGGGTCCAATGACAAATCGGTTCAGCTCTGGGACGTTCGTAGTGGAAAGATCGTCCGCAATTCATACCAAGGCCATGCCAACCAAGTTACATCCGTTGCTTTCTCTCCAAACGATTTATGGGTCGCGTCGGGATCTATGGATCGTACTGTTCGTATCTGGGACATACGGACTAGCGGTTTGATTGTTGAGCCATTGAAGGGGCATACCAGGGGGGTAACTTCGATCGCATTTTCTCCCAGTGGAGCCCAACTCCTAACTGGTTCACTCGATCGTAATGTAAAATTGTGGAATTTACTCCAAGTAGAACATTTTTGTGAACCTGAGACAGGATCGAGGTCGGAAGTAGGAGAAGGAAGTCAGCAACACACAACCGGGAGCACATCACCCAGGAGTTTTGAAGAGGGAGAAGTAACTAACAAAGAGTTAGTTAACCAGCAGATG TCGATCCACGATATGTTCAATAGCCTTCTTACTCATGGATGCGTCGATCTCACTACCCAAATGATTGGGAAACACGATGACACCGTCCCGGTAGCTGGCGGTGGTTTTGGTGATGTATGGATGGGTGAATTACGCAACGGCAGTAAGGTGGCAATTAAAGCATGGAGAGCGTCTTTCATTGAGCCCTGCGGCTACAAAGTTCTCAAG CGTGCCATGCGTGAAATATACAATTGGTCCAGAATGAAACACGACAATATACACGAATTGATGGGGGTGATGATATTCAAGGGCAACTCCTTAGGGATGGTTTCCCAATGGATGGAAAATGGAAATTTGCACGATTTCATGAGACACAACCCCAACTTCAAACCATTTTCATTGGCAAGCCAAGTCTCAGAGATCGCC TCGATTCAAGTCGCAAGCGGCCTTGCGTATATGCACCAAAACGAAATG GTTCATGGCGATCTTAAAGCGGCAA AGGGTACTGCCAAACTGACCGACTTTGGCTTATCCGTCTTGTCTAATGCCAGCCTGGCGTTCTCGTACTCTAGTGACACACAATCAATATCCGTTCGCTGGACG GCTCCAGAACTACTCTTGGAAGGCGCGATTAAGACCAAGGAATCGGATGTGTATGCCCTTGGAATG ACACTCCTG CCCTACCTGGAAGAAGACGTTGTTAAAGGGAATCCTgtttcttggctccacaatctggatgccttctggctgcaattcaatgcacgctggaatgtccaaaataggacaGAGAACTTCTGCGCTGAATTGCGCACcctcaaacaaaccaagggagTCCAAGATTACTACAAGGACTTCCAAACCTACtctcaaggtcttggttaCAATGATCTTTCTCTCAGGGACatgttctatgatggcctatcccacaaaattaaggaaactctcatggttcaagattatgaccatgcagaGGCCTCTGTcactcttgcaactcttgcagagaaggcccttaaggtggATCAACGCCTAGAGCAGTTTGCAGCCCAGCACAAGGGTTTatcctcctcttcaaaccaatctggaagcaaatccagcacctgtacgtcagcagcagcccagggagcgcccagggataaactgtctgttggggaacaggtgtatgccattgtggatggaaaggcaAAGAAGGGGGTCCTTCAAAAAATTGGCCAGAATGCTAAAGGGATTGCAGTTCCAATTGTTaagtggaatgatggcaccaccatggacGTTACCTTCAAAACTATCAAGAAGGATAACCATCCAGCCACTGCCACctccactcctgctcccaaggcttcctcctcctcctccttgcgcAATTCTGGTCCTTCCCCTAtggacttagactctgcctcttcaaaaggcaaaaaacccattatatgcgcaacatgtggaggtaggggacactatgccaatcaatgcccctcaaaatcctactctggccatgaggcccatatctctgaggatgagttggaaaatggggacctctga
- a CDS encoding Transposon Tf2-7 polyprotein: MSWLKLHNPTIDWPNKHITFNSQYCNNSCLSVSNSILGNVGGTSNHLEGIPEDLGGVKVIEPLEGIPRETGGTVDSPLESIPVELRNFAEVFSEDMKVTELPLHRPFDLGIDLIDPDKPFKAMVYPLKASDDEELRKLLKEQLDKGLIHPSKSKYGSPVHFVNKKNGKRRMVVDYRSLNANTVKNAYPLPLIQSLIEKLRGAKYFSTIDLKSGYNLVWIKEGDEWKTAFKTKYGLFEYLVMPFGLCNAPAAFQHFMNEIFRDILDIYVVVYLDNILIFSESRELHTKHLQEVLKRLQDNACYCNLEKCNFYASEVDYLGVIANGEGVKADPKKITQAVDWATPRSVKGVQEFLGFINFYRRFIHNFSKLAQPLYQLLQKNIPWEWGKRQEVSFKALKQALIESPVLIQPDPYKEFFLECDTSDFATGAVLNQKGSDDKLHPVAFLSKSLAPAERNYDIFDKELLAVVRALKEWRHLLEGTVIPVKILTDHKNLEYFQTKRDLNQRQLRWMGFLADYNYRIVYRLGAQNRKADILSCREDHKSVVKGGGETPVLISPEPFIAAIQTDSDLNDLIRDALHDGKAVHKILKSLEEDIPVKGWKIDNGLLYYHDWIYVPNEPEIRKAILESRHDNPSTGHPGHFRTLDLLSRDYYWSGMKQSVTKYVQACNSCIRSKHSNQAPEGLLQNIDLPNKPWEEITYDLIVGLPTSEGYDAILTVVDQLSKMVHFIPTHSDATAVDVANLFVSFVWKLHGLPRKTILDQGPQFNAKFLRQVYKRLGIEPHFSTAYRPQVDGQSECLNQFVEIYLHHYINYRQTDWVASLPLAEFAYNNGKHSGSKHSPFYMCYGYNPDFTVGNTKESHVPQANNLADFLKEIQTEAKAALEIAARQNAQYYDLNRREATKLEVGDKVYLSSANIKTSRPSHKLEHKQLGPYKVLEKIGRNSYKLDLPKSMKVHPVFNIALLHKKPVDKYDCGPVPLPPVVTADGEEEYTVERILDSKKVGQQVKYLVKWKGYGPEDNTWEPKAHLANAPEKLAKFHREHPEAAGP; encoded by the coding sequence atgtcctggctcaagttacacaaccctactatagattggcctaataagcaTATCACTTTTAATTCTCAATACTGTAACAATTCTTgtctttctgtttctaattctatcctgggaaatgttggtgggacttctaaccaccttgaaggcataccagaagacttaggaggtgtcaaggtaattgaacctcttgaaggcatccctagggaaactggaggtactgtggattctccacttgaaagtatcccagtagaactgcgcaattttgcagaggtattttctgaggacatgaaggtgacAGAACTGCCGCTGCACCGTCCTTTTGACttagggattgatttaatTGATCCTGACAAACCTTTtaaggctatggtataccccttgaaggcatctgatgatgaggaacttagaaaactccttaaagaacaattggacaaaggattgattcatccatccaaatccaaatatggttccccagttcactttgtcaacaagaaaaatgggaaaaggcgtatggttgtggattatagatccctaaatgcaaatacagtcaaaaatgcgtaccctctacctctaatacagtctctcattgagaaactaaggggtgcaaaatacttttccaccattgacctgaaatctGGATACAACTTGGTCTggataaaggaaggtgatgaatggaagactgcatttaaaaccaaatatggcctgtttgaatacctagtcatgccctttgggttatgcaatgctcctgctgcattccagcacttcatgaatgagatatttagggacatattggacatctatgtagtagtatatctagacaacatcctaatattctcagaaagcagAGAATTACATacaaaacatctccaagaggtattgaaaaggctgcaagacaatgcatgctattgtaacctggagaagtgtaatttctatgcatctgaagtagattaccttggtgttattgccaatggtgaaggagtAAAAGCAGATCCTAAGAAAATTACTCAAgcagttgattgggcaacaccgcgctctgtcaaaggggttcaagagtttttgggctttataaacttctatagacgcttcatacataacttctcaaaattggcacaacccttataccaactactccaaaagaatataccttgggagtggggaaaacgccaagaagtgtcttttaaGGCTCTTaaacaggctctaattgAGTCCCCTGTTTTAATCCAACCtgatccatacaaggagtttttccttgagtgtgacaCCTCTGATTTTGCAACAGGCGCTGTCCTCaatcaaaagggcagtgatgataaattacacccagttgcattcctatcaaaatccctagcacccgctgaaagaaactatgacatctttgataaagagttactagcggtagtaagggctttaaaggaatggcgtcacctgctggaaggaacagtaatccctgtcaaaatattgacagaccataaaaatctggagtatttccagacaaaaagggatctgaaccaaaggcagttaaggtggatgggatttttggcagattacaactataggattgtgtataggctgggcgcacagaatagaaaagcagatattctctcttgccgtgaagaccacaagtctgTGGTTAAAGGGGGGGGTGAAACccctgtgctcataagcccagagccttttattgcagctattcaaacagatagtgaccttaATGATTTAATAAGGGACGCTCTGCATGATGGTAAAGCTGTACACAAAATCcttaaatccttggaagaggatatACCTGTTAAAGGATGGAAGATTGATAATGGCCTACTTTACTATCATGATTGGATCTATGTCCCAaatgagccagaaatcaggaaagccatcttagaaagcaggcatgataacccttccactggGCATCCAGGACATTTCAGAACCTtagacctcctttcaagggattactattggtcagggatgaaacagtctgtaacaaaatatgtccaagcatgcaattcatgcatacgtagCAAACACTCCAACCAggctcctgaaggtctccttcaaaacatagatttacccaataagccctgggaggaaataacgtatgacttgattgtaggactccccacctcagaaggatatgatgcaatattaacagtagtggaccaattatccaaaatggttcattttataccaacgcactctgatgctactgctgttgatgttgcaaacctctttgtatcctttgtgtggaagttacatgggttacccaggaaaaccattTTGGACCAAGGCCCCCAATTTAATGCAAAATTCTTGAGACAAGTCTACAAGCGGttggggatagaaccacatttctccactgcatacagaccacaagttgatggacaaagtgaatgcttaaaccagtttgtggaaatTTACCTACACCACTACATCAACtatagacaaacagactgggttgcatcactaccacttgcagaatttgcatacaataatgggaaacactcaggctccaaacactctcccttctacatgtgctatggttataatccagacttcacagttggaaacaccaaggaaagccatgtcccccaagccaacaacctagcagacttcctgaaagagatccaaactgaagcaaaagctgctttagaaattgctgcaagacaaaacgcgcaatactatgatctaaacagaagggaagcaaccaagctggaagttGGTGATAAAGTTTATTTGAGTAGtgccaacatcaaaacttcaaggccttcccatAAGCTAGAGCATAAGCAATTGGGGCCCTAtaaggtcttggagaaaattggcaggaactcctataaactggatctccctaaatccatgaaagTCCATCCTGTTTTCAACATTGCCCTTTTACACAAAAAGCCAGTAGACAAATATGACTGTGGTCCAGTACCACTTcccccagttgtcacagctgatggagaagaggaatatactgttgaaaggatcctagactccaagaaagtgggtcaacaagtcaaatacttggtcaaatggaaagggtatggaccagaggataacacatgggaacccaaggcccacttagccaatgcccctgagaaattggctaagtttcaccgtgaacatccagaggcagctggaccttaa
- a CDS encoding Transposase, with product MFWGCMGWPGTGYGCKVEGSFNKEVYKEILGDKFTRSLKHLGMKAREVIYMHDNARPHKAKAPTKWLKNHEVKCLEWPANSPNLNPIENSWAELKQRLGKYKEVPNGMLELWERVQVVWDEFAPEYCQKLIETMPRRMAMVLERKGKSIPY from the coding sequence ATGTTTTGGGGATGTATGGGATGGCCAGGAACTGGGTATGGCTGCAAGGTAGAAGGATCATTCAATAAGGAGGTTTACAAGGAGATTTTGGGGGACAAATTCACAAGGAGCCTGAAGCACCTGGGGATGAAAGCAAGGGAggttatatatatgcatgataatGCACGCCCCCACAAGGCAAAAGCGCCCACCAAATGGCTCAAAAACCATGAAGTCAAGTGCCTTGAGTGGCCTGCAAACTCTCCCAATCTTAATCCCATCGAAAACTCATGGGCTGAGCTtaaacaacgcctaggcaAGTACAAGGAGGTACCTAATGGGATGCTTGAGTTGTGGGAGCGGGTTCAGGTGGTTTGGGATGAATTTGCGCCAGAATACTGTCAGAAACTAATTGAAACTATGCCAAGACGCATGGCTATGGTTTTGGAGAGAAAGGGGAAGTCCATTCCTTATTAA
- a CDS encoding Tyrosine kinase family catalytic domain protein, which yields MYSRGSSTTQQPIVIYDGHKEEVSAVGFSPDGKSVISGSYDRTIRIWDSKSPQSKGQPLRGHSGQIYSISVSPLGNILASGSADHTVRLWNIDAGLPNLVGEPLEGHQKAINSVAFSPRNNLVVSGSSDNTLRLWDTRGKRSFTPFKGHHDWVKSVAFSYHDNTIVSGSLDGTIRLWDVEQGRNVLAMFNESNKAIYSTQFSPEGSLLASGSTNKLLQIWDIRSGKMVLRPFKGHTNCVASVAFCPSGNYVASGSWDRSVRVWDLRQEAALITLPQMHGGLVNSVAWSPSGECIASGSYDCTILVQNIGGLESGFDHSANTIGILSQRSASDATVEKVVGSSSPTLYRTISDTKNQSSQPGGSENDTVTIGRHMTIQEMFDRLMAHGCVDLTSRMKTDKGLELVSRGGFGDIWMGRLEDGTKVAVKSLRARMVEQCDYKSLKHATREIHVWSLLNHENIHKLMGIILLKDVYLGMVSEWMENGNIHEYSRANPGFDRYKMSIHVVSGLAYMHQENVIHGDLKALNVLVSSEGSAKLTDFGLSVTSEGSLAFSHTKDSAAGSTRWMAPERLEADDAPASKESDVYALGMTILEIFTGKVPYPECTDVQVMGMIVDGRVPSRLMANFPDTPNGNQIWEQLLNCWNYNPSARPAAMKVLEKIKIISEMSDS from the exons ATGTATTCTCGCGGATCCTCAACAACCCAGCAGCCAATAGTTATCTATG ACGGTCACAAGGAGGAAGTTAGTGCGGTTGGGTTTTCTCCTGATGGCAAATCGGTGATATCCGGCTCTTACGATAGAACTATTCGAATATGGGATTCTAAAAGTCCTCAGTCAAAAGGACAACCATTGAGGGGTCACTCCGGCCAAATTTATTCTATCTCGGTGTCTCCTCTAGGCAACATACTTGCTTCTGGGTCGGCTGACCATACAGTTCGCCTCTGGAATATAGATGCTGGTTTGCCAAATTTGGTGGGAGAACCACTTGAAGGACACCAAAAAGCCATCAACTCTGTGGCATTCTCCCCGAGAAATAATCTTGTCGTGTCAGGGTCCAGCGACAACACTCTACGGCTTTGGGACACGCGGGGGAAGCGTTCATTTACCCCTTTTAAAGGCCATCATGATTGGGTAAAGTCGGTGGCTTTTTCATATCATGATAACACTATAGTTTCTGGCTCGCTTGATGGCACGATACGTCTGTGGGACGTTGAACAGGGACGAAATGTACTGGCGATGTTTAACGAAAGTAACAAGGCCATTTACTCAACTCAATTTTCTCCTGAAGGATCTCTCTTAGCTTCTGGATCTACAAATAAACTCTTACAAATTTGGGATATTCGTAGCGGGAAGATGGTCCTTCGACCATTCAAAGGCCACACCAACTGTGTAGCATCTGTTGCGTTTTGCCCAAGTGGAAACTATGTTGCTTCTGGGTCATGGGATAGATCCGTACGTGTATGGGACTTACGACAAGAAGCCGCATTGATCACCCTACCTCAAATGCATGGTGGCCTGGTCAATTCCGTTGCCTGGTCTCCTTCGGGTGAATGCATTGCCTCCGGGTCATACGATTGTACAATTTTGGTTCAGAACATCGGTGGACTAGAGTCAGGCTTTGACCACTCTGCAAATACTATTGGAATCCTTTCTCAAAGGAGTGCAAGTGACGCCACAGTTGAGAAGGTCGTAGGGAGTTCGTCGCCAACCTTATATCGAACTATTTCAGATACAAAAAATCAGTCTAGCCAACCGGGTGGGAGTGAAAATGATACAGTAACAATTGGTCGCCACATG ACCATCCAAGAAATGTTTGACCGGCTAATGGCTCACGGATGCGTTGACCTTACTTCGAGAATGAAGACTGACAAAGGCCTGGAGCTGGTGTCTAGGGGAGGGTTCGGTGACATTTGGATGGGTAGATTGGAAGATGGTACCAAAGTAGCAGTAAAGTCTTTGCGAGCCCGAATGGTTGAGCAATGTGATTATAAAAGCCTCAAG CACGCCACTCGCGAGATTCACGTTTGGTCGCTGTTAAACCACGAGAACATACATAAATTAATGGGAATAATTTTGCTGAAGGATGTCTACTTGGGGATGGTGTCAGAATGGATGGAAAACGGCAATATTCATGAGTATTCTCGGGCGAACCCTGGTTTCGATCGATATAAGATG TCTATCCATGTTGTCTCAGGcctagcatatatgcatcaaGAGAATGTG ATACACGGAGatcttaaggcg CTAAACGTTTTAGTATCATCTGAGGGTAGCGCCAAACTCACTGACTTCGGTTTGTCGGTTACATCGGAGGGCAGTTTAGCATTTTCACACACCAAAGACTCTGCGGCTGGTTCAACTCGATGGATG GCACCTGAACGCCTGGAAGCGGATGATGCCCCCGCCAGCAAGGAGTCAgatgtatatgcgcttggaATG ACAATTCTG GAGATTTTCACCGGCAAAGTGCCATACCCAGAATGTACTGATGTGCAGGTTATGGGCATGATTGTGGATGGAAGAGTTCCAAGTCGCTTAATGGCCAATTTTCCAGATACTCCCAATGGCAATCAGATATGGGAACAACTCCTAAATTGCTGGAACTATAATCCATCAGCACGACCAGCTGCAATGAAAGTATTAGAGAAG ATCAAGATTATATCTGAAATGTCGGATTCGTAA
- a CDS encoding Fasciclin domain-containing protein has protein sequence MSDTNIPSLANPNGPTLADVLTIQQSSSIFYDYLREIPDIVDRLTDTSGNVMTTVFVPRNKAVITLPRKPHLGAAGDEVEILTGRQYDERSRKNIARWISAHVVPSHPIELVGSHSTILPGKSIHFECKDESEKTWEHCTLESGVKIIQRVEASNGVLYIIDGTIKP, from the exons ATGTCGGACACTAATATTCCCTCATTAGCAAACCCCAACGGCCCCACGCTTGCCGACGTGCTTACCATCCAGCAGTCGTCGTCTATCTTTTATGATTATCTTCGCGAAATCCCGGATATAGTCGATCGCTTGACGGATACCAGTGGGAATGTGATGACGACGGTATTCGTACCCAGGAATAAGGCGGTTATCACGTTGCCCCGTAAGCC GCATCTCGGTGCTGCGGGAGATGAAGTTGAAATATTGACCGGCCGCCAATACGACGAACGCTCGAGGAAGAACATTGCTCGCTGGATTAGCGCGCACGTTGTCCCG AGCCACCCGATCGAGCTTGTGGGGTCTCACTCCACTATACTTCCGGGAAAGTCTATTCATTTTGAATGCAAGGATGAGAGTGAAAAGACATGGGAACATTGCACGTTGGAATCTGGTGTCAAGATCATTCAACGTGTGGAG GCGTCTAACGGTGTACTATATATTATCGATGGAACGATCAAACCTTGA